Proteins from a genomic interval of Salinivibrio kushneri:
- the rsxD gene encoding electron transport complex subunit RsxD, whose translation MAFFIASSPHAHNKRSTSHLMLTVLLCALPGLAAQWYFFGWGVLVQLTLAVITAWSTEALVMRLRRRSVMAYLRDNSALLTAFLLAVAIPPMAPWWVIVIGTAFSIIVAKHIYGGLGQNLFNPAMVGYVVLLIAFPVQMTTWLPPESLATHSLTIADTLAAIFGGYTLDGFSINQLRMTVDGATMATPLDTIKTALAGGQTVSEALQQPIFSALGGKGWAWVNTLYLLGGLVLIQRGIINWHIPVAVLAALLACSLLGHLIAPDQLASPLIHLLSGATMLGAFFIATDPVSASTTDRGRLWFGGLIGVLVYLIRTWGGYPDGIAFAVIIANLCVPLIDYYTKPRTYGHATNRAEKKSKS comes from the coding sequence GTGGCGTTTTTCATCGCAAGTTCACCACACGCCCACAACAAACGTTCCACCAGCCATCTTATGCTGACGGTGCTCCTCTGTGCCCTACCCGGTTTGGCCGCACAGTGGTATTTCTTCGGCTGGGGCGTGCTGGTTCAATTAACCTTGGCAGTTATCACGGCATGGTCAACCGAAGCGCTGGTGATGCGGCTACGACGTCGTTCCGTAATGGCTTACCTGCGTGACAACAGTGCCCTTCTCACCGCGTTTTTATTGGCGGTCGCGATCCCGCCGATGGCACCTTGGTGGGTGATCGTCATAGGTACCGCGTTTTCGATTATTGTTGCCAAGCATATCTACGGCGGATTAGGACAGAACCTCTTCAATCCTGCCATGGTTGGCTATGTGGTACTGCTCATCGCTTTTCCAGTGCAAATGACCACCTGGTTACCACCGGAGAGTCTCGCCACCCATAGCTTGACCATTGCCGATACGCTCGCGGCAATTTTTGGCGGCTATACCTTAGATGGCTTTAGCATCAACCAATTGCGTATGACCGTGGATGGCGCCACCATGGCGACACCTCTGGATACGATAAAAACCGCACTGGCCGGCGGCCAAACTGTGAGTGAAGCCTTGCAGCAGCCCATTTTCTCAGCGCTAGGCGGTAAAGGTTGGGCGTGGGTCAACACGCTTTATCTCCTCGGCGGTTTGGTGCTGATCCAACGTGGCATTATCAATTGGCATATTCCGGTCGCGGTACTCGCCGCCTTACTTGCATGCTCATTGCTCGGCCACCTGATCGCGCCGGATCAACTCGCCTCGCCTCTGATCCATTTGTTATCCGGTGCCACCATGCTCGGGGCATTTTTTATCGCCACCGATCCGGTTTCTGCTTCCACGACCGACCGTGGCCGCTTATGGTTTGGGGGCCTGATTGGCGTATTGGTCTATTTAATCCGTACGTGGGGCGGCTACCCTGATGGGATCGCATTTGCGGTGATCATTGCCAACTTGTGCGTCCCTTTGATTGATTATTACACCAAGCCAAGAACGTATGGGCATGCCACAAACCGTGCAGAGAAGAAGTCAAAATCATGA
- the rsxA gene encoding electron transport complex subunit RsxA gives MAEYLLLLVGTVLVNNFVLVEFLGLCPFMGVSKKLETAIGMGLATTFVLTLASVSSYLVETYILIPLDLGYLRTLSFILVIAVVVQFTEMVVHKTSPTLHRLLGVFLPLITSNCAVLGVALLNVKQQHSFIESIIYGFGAACGFSLVLVLFAAMRERIAAADVPAPFKGASVAMITAGLMSLAFMGFTGLVTLS, from the coding sequence ATGGCTGAGTATTTGTTGCTACTGGTGGGCACAGTATTGGTCAATAACTTCGTACTGGTGGAGTTTTTGGGCTTGTGTCCATTCATGGGCGTATCAAAAAAACTGGAAACAGCAATTGGGATGGGGCTTGCCACAACCTTTGTGTTGACCTTGGCATCAGTGAGCTCGTATCTGGTTGAAACCTATATTCTGATCCCACTTGATCTCGGATACCTGCGTACACTGAGCTTTATCTTAGTGATTGCGGTGGTGGTGCAGTTCACGGAGATGGTGGTGCATAAAACCAGCCCAACACTGCACCGGCTATTGGGTGTATTTTTACCCTTGATCACCTCCAACTGCGCAGTGTTAGGCGTCGCTCTACTCAACGTTAAGCAACAGCACAGTTTTATCGAGTCGATTATTTATGGCTTTGGTGCGGCGTGTGGTTTCTCTTTGGTGCTGGTTTTATTCGCTGCAATGCGTGAGCGCATTGCGGCCGCTGACGTTCCGGCACCTTTTAAAGGCGCGTCCGTGGCGATGATTACTGCAGGATTAATGTCGCTCGCCTTTATGGGCTTTACAGGACTGGTGACTTTATCATGA
- a CDS encoding Hpt domain-containing protein: MATTVNTDTLRRLKSEVGEDTVTALLTVFSDELSQYHSQLSGSPSIEQVREISHAIKSSAASFGADDLAEMARECESRVKQGQQEWMTHHLDELTEMLRGTASTYREMAVEQSFINSLT, from the coding sequence ATGGCCACCACAGTAAATACTGACACATTACGTCGACTGAAATCAGAAGTAGGCGAGGATACGGTGACGGCTTTGCTCACTGTTTTTAGCGATGAGCTATCGCAATACCATTCTCAATTGTCTGGTTCTCCGTCGATCGAGCAAGTGCGTGAGATCAGCCATGCGATAAAAAGCAGTGCAGCCAGTTTTGGTGCGGATGATCTGGCCGAGATGGCGCGTGAGTGTGAATCACGGGTCAAGCAAGGCCAACAAGAGTGGATGACACATCATTTAGATGAGCTAACCGAAATGCTACGAGGAACGGCTTCTACCTACCGAGAAATGGCCGTCGAGCAGAGTTTCATCAATAGCTTGACGTAG
- the rsxB gene encoding electron transport complex subunit RsxB, protein MSGIVIAVIVLAALAAIFGAILGFASIRFKVEADPIVDQIDAILPQTQCGQCGYPGCRPYAEAIANGDEINKCPPGGQQTIENLADLMGVEATELAHDEEKSIKTVAFIHEEDCIGCTKCIQACPVDAIVGSTKAMHTVIEQDCTGCDLCVAPCPTDCIEMIPVQDTPETWKWKLEQIPVVDVTESQRARA, encoded by the coding sequence ATGAGTGGAATAGTGATAGCGGTGATAGTGCTTGCCGCGCTTGCCGCCATATTCGGTGCAATTCTCGGTTTCGCCTCGATTCGCTTCAAGGTGGAGGCGGATCCGATTGTCGATCAAATTGATGCCATTCTGCCGCAAACGCAATGTGGCCAGTGCGGTTACCCTGGCTGTCGTCCCTATGCGGAAGCCATTGCCAATGGTGACGAGATTAACAAATGTCCACCAGGTGGTCAGCAAACCATTGAAAACTTGGCTGATTTGATGGGTGTCGAAGCGACCGAACTCGCCCACGATGAAGAAAAAAGTATCAAAACCGTTGCCTTCATTCATGAAGAAGATTGCATTGGCTGCACTAAATGCATTCAGGCCTGTCCGGTCGATGCCATTGTGGGCAGCACCAAAGCGATGCATACCGTGATCGAGCAAGATTGTACTGGGTGTGATTTATGTGTCGCCCCCTGTCCGACCGACTGTATTGAAATGATCCCCGTTCAGGACACGCCCGAAACCTGGAAATGGAAGCTTGAACAAATTCCCGTTGTAGATGTTACTGAGAGTCAGAGAGCACGCGCCTGA
- the uvrB gene encoding excinuclease ABC subunit UvrB, which produces MSKTFTLHSAFKPSGDQPEAIHRLCEGLEAGLAHQTLLGVTGSGKTFTMANVIAELNRPTMILAPNKTLAAQLYGEMREFFPDNAVEYFVSYYDYYQPEAYVPSTDTFIEKDASINDHVEQMRLSATKALMERRDVVIVASVSAIYGLGDPDSYLKMMLHIRRGDFLDQRTILQRLAELQYTRNDLAFERGTFRVRGEVIDIFPAESDKDAIRVELFDDEVETISVFDPLTGQVSVKDMPRCTIYPKTHYVTPRERILEAVEQIKVELADRKKTLLEHNKLLEEQRITQRTQFDIEMMNELGYCSGIENYSRYLSGRAEGEPPPTLFDYLPADGLLIIDESHVTVSQIGAMYKGDRSRKETLVDYGFRLPSALDNRPLKFDEFEALAPQTVYVSATPGNYEAEKSGSDIIDQVVRPTGLIDPEIEVRPVATQVDDLLSEVRARRERDERVLVTTLTKRMAEDLTEYMQEHDVRVRYLHSDIDTVERMEIIRDLRLGEFDVLVGINLLREGLDMPEVSLVAILDADKEGFLRSERSLIQTIGRAARNLHGKAILYGDSMTKSMKRAIDETERRRAKQIAHNEAHGITPQKLNKKVMDVMEIGTGKRSKPAKPAAKSLRAVAEPDADYALKSPQQIDAEIKKLESQMFEAAQNLEFETAAQLRDQLQALREQFIVNS; this is translated from the coding sequence ATGAGTAAAACATTTACACTGCACTCTGCTTTTAAACCATCAGGGGATCAGCCTGAGGCCATTCATCGCCTGTGTGAAGGATTAGAGGCCGGTCTTGCCCATCAAACGCTGCTGGGGGTAACAGGGTCGGGGAAAACCTTCACCATGGCCAATGTCATTGCTGAGCTTAATCGTCCGACGATGATATTGGCCCCCAATAAAACCTTGGCGGCGCAGCTCTACGGAGAGATGCGCGAGTTTTTCCCTGATAATGCGGTGGAGTATTTCGTCTCTTACTACGATTATTATCAACCAGAGGCGTATGTCCCTTCGACGGACACCTTTATAGAGAAAGATGCATCGATTAATGATCATGTTGAACAGATGCGCTTGTCGGCGACAAAAGCGTTGATGGAACGCCGTGATGTGGTGATTGTGGCGTCGGTCTCTGCCATTTATGGGTTGGGCGACCCCGATTCATATTTAAAAATGATGCTTCACATCCGTCGTGGTGACTTTTTAGACCAGCGCACCATCTTACAACGCCTCGCTGAATTGCAGTATACCCGCAATGATTTGGCTTTTGAGCGTGGAACGTTTCGCGTTCGCGGAGAAGTCATCGATATCTTTCCGGCCGAGTCAGACAAAGATGCCATACGGGTAGAGCTGTTTGACGACGAGGTGGAAACCATTAGTGTGTTTGATCCCTTAACCGGGCAGGTGAGTGTCAAAGATATGCCTCGTTGCACCATCTACCCTAAAACGCACTATGTGACACCGCGCGAGCGGATCCTCGAAGCGGTCGAGCAGATAAAAGTGGAGTTAGCGGACCGTAAAAAAACACTGCTTGAGCACAATAAACTGCTGGAAGAGCAAAGGATCACTCAGCGAACGCAGTTTGATATAGAGATGATGAACGAGTTGGGCTATTGCTCGGGCATCGAAAACTATTCGCGTTATTTGAGTGGCCGCGCAGAAGGTGAACCACCACCGACTTTGTTTGATTATTTACCCGCCGATGGACTGTTGATCATCGACGAGTCGCACGTCACGGTGTCGCAAATTGGTGCCATGTACAAGGGCGATCGCTCGCGTAAAGAGACCTTGGTGGACTATGGGTTTCGGCTGCCTTCAGCGTTGGATAACCGACCGCTAAAATTTGATGAGTTCGAGGCACTGGCACCACAAACTGTGTATGTCTCGGCCACGCCGGGTAACTATGAAGCTGAGAAATCGGGCTCAGATATCATTGATCAAGTCGTGCGTCCAACGGGGCTTATCGACCCTGAAATAGAAGTACGTCCGGTGGCCACCCAAGTTGATGATTTGCTCTCCGAAGTACGCGCGCGTCGTGAGCGAGACGAGCGCGTACTCGTTACGACCCTGACTAAGCGCATGGCTGAAGACTTAACCGAATATATGCAAGAACATGACGTCCGCGTGCGGTATCTGCACTCCGATATTGATACGGTGGAGCGTATGGAAATCATTCGAGACTTGCGCCTCGGTGAGTTTGATGTGTTAGTTGGGATCAACTTGCTGCGAGAAGGGTTAGATATGCCCGAAGTGTCATTGGTGGCGATTTTGGACGCGGATAAAGAAGGCTTTTTACGCTCTGAACGTTCATTGATTCAAACCATTGGCCGCGCAGCACGTAACCTTCACGGCAAAGCGATTTTGTATGGCGATTCGATGACCAAATCGATGAAACGCGCGATTGATGAAACGGAGCGACGCCGGGCTAAGCAAATTGCCCATAATGAGGCGCATGGCATCACGCCACAGAAACTGAACAAGAAAGTGATGGACGTGATGGAGATAGGCACGGGTAAACGGAGTAAACCTGCGAAACCAGCAGCCAAATCGCTGCGTGCCGTTGCCGAGCCTGATGCGGATTATGCGTTGAAGTCACCACAACAAATTGATGCTGAAATCAAAAAATTGGAAAGTCAGATGTTTGAGGCCGCGCAGAACCTTGAGTTTGAAACCGCGGCACAATTGCGAGATCAGTTACAAGCACTGCGTGAGCAGTTTATTGTTAATAGTTAA
- the yvcK gene encoding uridine diphosphate-N-acetylglucosamine-binding protein YvcK yields the protein MTQQVSDQHSQRIVAIGGGHGLGRVLSALGDYGEQVTGIVTTTDNGGSTGRIRACQGGIAWGDIRNCLNQLITEPSVGSMLFEYRFKGKGELNGHNLGNLILTALDNLSVRPLEAIQLIRDLLDIRPNLLPMSEHPSELAALTPEGETVSGETHIDELSAPPTRLFLSPTVPATREAIEAIEQADLILLGPGSFLTSVMPPLLVPELGRALKHAQAKLAFIRNLGKEIGPAGEMPLATMLSWCERAMGGKEIDVVIGEQHAPQLATRYQQKEASLSSSNHHWRHDRDKLRQAIDETLLDGHFSVGRSRSS from the coding sequence ATGACCCAACAAGTTTCAGATCAGCATTCACAACGTATCGTCGCGATTGGGGGCGGACATGGTCTGGGACGCGTCTTATCGGCATTGGGGGACTATGGCGAGCAGGTAACAGGCATTGTCACCACAACCGATAACGGCGGGTCAACGGGTCGTATTCGCGCATGCCAAGGGGGGATAGCCTGGGGCGACATTCGTAACTGCCTCAACCAACTAATTACCGAGCCCTCGGTCGGCTCCATGCTGTTTGAATATCGCTTCAAAGGGAAAGGTGAGCTGAACGGGCATAATTTAGGTAACCTGATCCTGACGGCGCTGGATAACCTCTCAGTCCGTCCGCTTGAAGCCATCCAACTTATTCGCGATCTGCTAGATATCCGCCCCAATTTACTGCCGATGTCTGAGCACCCTTCTGAGCTTGCCGCGTTAACGCCAGAGGGCGAAACAGTGTCGGGGGAAACACACATTGATGAGCTAAGCGCGCCACCGACGCGTCTCTTTTTGTCCCCAACCGTCCCCGCGACCCGCGAAGCGATTGAGGCTATCGAGCAGGCTGACTTGATTTTACTCGGCCCTGGCAGCTTTTTGACCAGTGTGATGCCGCCACTATTGGTCCCGGAACTCGGCCGTGCGTTAAAACATGCGCAGGCCAAGCTGGCGTTTATTAGGAACCTTGGCAAGGAAATCGGGCCAGCGGGCGAGATGCCTTTAGCAACGATGCTTTCCTGGTGCGAGCGCGCGATGGGCGGGAAAGAAATCGATGTTGTGATCGGAGAACAACACGCGCCGCAGCTCGCCACGCGTTACCAACAAAAAGAGGCCAGCTTGTCCTCTTCAAATCATCATTGGCGTCATGACAGGGATAAACTACGTCAAGCTATTGATGAAACTCTGCTCGACGGCCATTTCTCGGTAGGTAGAAGCCGTTCCTCGTAG
- the luxO gene encoding quorum-sensing sigma-54 dependent transcriptional regulator LuxO codes for MPALSPSKRILMVEDTASVAALYKSYLNPLDVDVTIVGTGQDAMAFFEQEGDQLALMILDLRLPDMSGIDVLAKVRAVAPDLPVIIMTAHGSIDAAVDAMRHGANDFLIKPCEADQLRVTVNKSLKPKPSHPGKATKQESEYHGFIGRSLPMQAVYRVIESAAPSKATVFITGESGTGKEVCAEAIHAASTRSNKPIIALNCAAIPKDLIESELFGHVKGAFTGAASEREGAAEMANGGTLFLDEICEMDMDLQSKLLRFIQTGSFQKVGSSQVKSVDVRFVCATNRDPWLQVQQGKFREDLYYRLHVIPLELPPLRERGDDVIAIANALLALFSAEEGKDFCRFSDEVTTQLLRYDWPGNVRQLQNVIRNIVVLHNGEEVSKEMLPSPVARVSGVEIASTGDNTRSETANSALATHEPVKPASPVVMKADIEPLWKTEKRAIEVAIDVCNGNIPQAAGLLEVSPSTLYRKLQAWQKSAAHE; via the coding sequence ATGCCAGCACTATCACCCAGTAAACGAATATTGATGGTGGAAGACACAGCGTCGGTGGCGGCGTTATATAAATCCTACCTTAACCCCTTAGATGTGGATGTCACCATTGTAGGGACGGGGCAGGATGCAATGGCTTTTTTCGAGCAAGAAGGCGACCAGTTAGCACTGATGATTTTAGATTTACGCCTGCCAGATATGTCGGGTATCGATGTGCTTGCCAAAGTGCGCGCGGTCGCGCCCGATTTACCCGTGATTATCATGACCGCTCACGGTTCGATTGATGCCGCTGTCGATGCGATGCGTCATGGTGCCAATGACTTTTTGATCAAGCCTTGTGAAGCCGATCAGTTGCGTGTCACGGTCAATAAGTCGCTCAAACCCAAGCCGAGTCATCCGGGGAAAGCGACTAAACAGGAAAGTGAATACCACGGGTTCATTGGCCGTAGCTTGCCGATGCAGGCTGTCTACCGTGTGATCGAATCGGCCGCACCCAGTAAAGCCACGGTGTTTATTACCGGTGAAAGCGGGACCGGTAAAGAGGTGTGCGCAGAAGCGATTCATGCTGCCAGTACACGAAGTAACAAGCCGATTATTGCACTAAATTGCGCGGCGATTCCGAAAGATTTGATTGAAAGTGAGTTATTTGGCCATGTGAAAGGAGCCTTTACGGGCGCTGCGTCCGAGCGTGAAGGGGCTGCAGAAATGGCCAATGGTGGCACCTTGTTTTTGGATGAAATTTGCGAAATGGATATGGATTTGCAATCCAAACTGCTACGTTTCATTCAAACGGGGAGTTTTCAAAAGGTTGGCTCTTCGCAAGTGAAGTCAGTGGATGTTCGATTTGTCTGTGCCACCAACCGCGATCCCTGGCTCCAAGTACAGCAGGGGAAATTCCGGGAAGATCTCTACTACCGCTTGCACGTCATTCCACTCGAGTTGCCACCTTTAAGAGAGCGTGGAGACGACGTCATCGCCATTGCCAATGCGTTGCTTGCTTTGTTTTCCGCGGAAGAAGGCAAAGATTTTTGTCGTTTTAGTGACGAAGTGACCACGCAGCTCCTTCGCTACGATTGGCCAGGCAATGTTCGGCAGCTGCAAAACGTGATTCGTAACATTGTGGTGTTGCATAACGGCGAAGAAGTCAGCAAAGAAATGCTACCATCGCCAGTCGCTCGCGTTTCTGGTGTTGAAATTGCATCTACAGGGGATAACACGCGATCGGAAACGGCGAACAGCGCACTAGCGACGCACGAGCCCGTCAAACCAGCATCACCAGTGGTGATGAAAGCCGATATAGAACCACTATGGAAAACGGAAAAACGGGCGATTGAAGTCGCGATCGATGTGTGTAATGGCAATATCCCGCAAGCAGCGGGGTTACTTGAAGTTAGCCCTTCAACCTTGTATCGAAAGCTACAAGCTTGGCAAAAATCTGCGGCGCATGAATGA
- the rsxG gene encoding electron transport complex subunit RsxG produces the protein MIETIKKHGGILAIAALLSTALVAVTHALTEDTIKEQQQIQLSKALNQVIPEDRHDNALHQSCRLVENKDALGTDDALPFYVATLNGEVSAVAIQAIAPNGYNGAIKVLIGMDATSHQVLGVRVLEHNETPGLGDKVSLRVSDWIHSFSGKTVTSEGDARWAVKKDGGQFDQFTGATITPRAVVGAVKKAAWFVSQRQEALINQPVNCGGAS, from the coding sequence ATGATTGAGACCATAAAAAAACATGGGGGCATTCTCGCAATCGCTGCCCTCTTGTCGACAGCACTGGTTGCGGTCACTCACGCACTGACCGAAGACACCATTAAAGAGCAGCAGCAAATTCAATTATCAAAGGCGCTCAATCAGGTGATCCCTGAAGACAGGCACGATAATGCACTGCATCAAAGCTGTCGCCTTGTCGAAAATAAGGACGCCTTGGGGACCGATGACGCGCTGCCTTTTTATGTTGCCACCCTCAACGGTGAGGTCAGCGCCGTTGCCATCCAAGCCATCGCCCCTAATGGCTACAATGGTGCTATCAAGGTCTTGATCGGTATGGACGCGACTAGTCACCAGGTGCTGGGCGTAAGGGTTCTCGAGCATAACGAAACCCCGGGGCTGGGTGATAAAGTGAGCTTGCGGGTGTCAGATTGGATCCATAGCTTTAGCGGCAAAACCGTCACCAGTGAGGGTGATGCGCGCTGGGCGGTGAAAAAAGACGGCGGGCAGTTTGATCAGTTTACCGGTGCCACCATTACCCCGCGCGCGGTTGTCGGCGCCGTCAAAAAGGCGGCTTGGTTTGTGAGTCAACGCCAAGAAGCGCTGATCAACCAACCAGTTAATTGCGGAGGAGCGTCATGA
- the rsxC gene encoding electron transport complex subunit RsxC, protein MDSLIEQIKHGQIWDFHGGIHPPEHKTQSNQGAILEKILPTELVIPLKQHIGSKGKLCVSQGDQVFAGQALTETDIQQCVPVHAPTSGTVIAIEDRTIAHPSGLSDRCVVIQPDGKDTWRPKPALPAYQTQPPEQLIDHIRSMGIAGMGGAGFPTARKLQSGLARTEALIINAAECEPYITADDRLMQDCADEIVAGIQILNHIVKPKLTVIGIEDNKPEAIAALKAAVKAVDEDILIQVVPTKYPSGGEKQLIQIITGKEVPAKAFPASIGVLMQNIGTIYAIKRAVLDGEPLIKRVVTLTGKTLKTQQNRWALLGTPIGELLEHHGYKAEKKQPRVIIGGPMMGFTVPHAQVPVTKTTNCVLVPTRKEIAPAKQEMACIRCSACADVCPAHLLPQQLQWYAKDQDYDKCQDYDLFDCIECGACAYVCPSEIPLVQYYRQAKAEIREIEAEKEAAERARQRFEAKKARMEREKQEREEKHRKAAERRKKAAQQNTGSDDALNAAVERVKAKKAAQSASSDVKPAVAAAIARAKAKQAEAAQAGSDEPDNSEMMKLREERKRQARERKAAKEAQKASEATDSQATPNTDSQDGKKDAVAAAVARAKARKAAQQGDTKAQSATAADTSSDAANTAPAADEANDKKAAVAAAVARAKARKAAQQGDTKPQPETAADTPSDAADTAPAADEANDKKAAVAAAVARAKARKAAQQGDTKAQSATAADTSSDAADTSPAADETNDKKAAVAAAVARAKARKAAQQGDTKPQPATAADTPYDAADTAPAADEANDKKAAVAAAVARAKARKAAQQGDTKPQPETAADTSSDAADTTPAADEANDKKAAVAAAVARAKARKAAQQSQEDKE, encoded by the coding sequence ATGGACAGCCTTATCGAACAAATAAAACATGGCCAGATCTGGGATTTCCATGGTGGCATTCATCCGCCTGAGCATAAAACCCAGTCGAATCAGGGGGCCATTTTAGAAAAGATTCTCCCTACCGAGCTTGTTATACCGCTCAAGCAGCATATTGGCAGTAAGGGCAAACTATGCGTGAGCCAGGGCGATCAGGTATTCGCGGGACAAGCCCTCACTGAGACAGATATTCAACAATGTGTGCCGGTACATGCACCGACATCAGGCACCGTGATTGCTATCGAAGATAGAACCATTGCGCATCCCTCAGGCTTGTCCGACCGTTGCGTGGTCATTCAGCCCGATGGCAAAGATACGTGGAGACCTAAGCCTGCCCTACCGGCCTATCAAACTCAGCCGCCCGAGCAATTGATCGATCATATCCGGTCTATGGGCATTGCGGGAATGGGAGGCGCAGGCTTTCCAACCGCAAGAAAGCTACAAAGTGGCTTGGCCAGAACAGAAGCCCTTATCATCAACGCCGCAGAATGTGAGCCTTATATCACCGCCGACGATCGGCTGATGCAAGATTGCGCCGATGAAATCGTCGCAGGGATACAGATTCTTAATCACATTGTTAAGCCTAAGCTGACCGTGATTGGCATTGAAGATAATAAACCAGAGGCTATCGCGGCGCTTAAAGCTGCGGTGAAAGCCGTCGATGAGGACATACTCATCCAGGTAGTCCCTACCAAGTATCCATCTGGCGGTGAAAAGCAACTGATTCAAATCATTACCGGGAAAGAAGTCCCTGCCAAAGCCTTTCCCGCTAGTATTGGCGTGCTGATGCAAAACATCGGGACCATCTATGCGATCAAACGTGCCGTGTTAGATGGCGAGCCGCTGATTAAGCGTGTGGTCACCTTGACTGGGAAAACGCTCAAAACCCAGCAAAATCGGTGGGCGCTTCTCGGCACGCCAATTGGCGAGCTGTTGGAACACCATGGCTATAAGGCAGAGAAAAAACAGCCACGGGTGATCATTGGTGGCCCGATGATGGGCTTTACCGTCCCACACGCACAAGTGCCGGTAACCAAAACCACTAACTGTGTGCTGGTGCCAACGCGCAAGGAAATAGCGCCTGCCAAGCAAGAAATGGCCTGCATTCGTTGCAGTGCCTGTGCCGATGTTTGTCCCGCTCACCTTTTACCTCAGCAATTGCAGTGGTATGCCAAAGATCAGGACTACGACAAGTGCCAAGACTATGATCTCTTCGATTGTATTGAATGCGGCGCTTGTGCCTATGTGTGTCCCAGTGAAATCCCGCTGGTGCAATACTATCGCCAGGCCAAAGCGGAAATTCGTGAAATTGAAGCGGAAAAAGAAGCCGCGGAGCGCGCGCGTCAGCGCTTTGAAGCCAAAAAAGCGCGCATGGAACGTGAAAAGCAGGAGCGAGAAGAAAAACATCGCAAAGCCGCGGAGCGTCGCAAAAAAGCCGCGCAACAAAACACGGGCTCCGATGATGCGCTTAACGCTGCAGTGGAGCGGGTGAAGGCGAAAAAAGCCGCGCAGTCGGCATCGAGCGATGTCAAACCTGCCGTGGCGGCGGCAATCGCCCGAGCGAAAGCGAAACAGGCCGAAGCGGCGCAAGCAGGCAGTGATGAGCCAGACAACAGTGAAATGATGAAGTTGCGTGAGGAGCGCAAACGGCAAGCACGTGAACGTAAGGCGGCCAAAGAGGCGCAAAAAGCCTCAGAGGCCACCGATTCACAGGCAACCCCCAACACCGATAGCCAAGACGGCAAGAAGGACGCCGTCGCCGCCGCGGTTGCCCGCGCCAAAGCACGTAAAGCGGCGCAGCAAGGCGACACCAAGGCACAATCTGCAACAGCTGCCGATACGTCATCCGATGCTGCGAACACCGCGCCGGCAGCTGACGAGGCTAACGACAAAAAAGCCGCCGTCGCGGCCGCCGTTGCCCGCGCCAAAGCGCGTAAAGCGGCGCAGCAAGGCGACACCAAGCCACAACCTGAGACGGCTGCCGATACGCCATCCGACGCTGCAGACACCGCGCCGGCAGCTGACGAGGCTAACGACAAAAAAGCCGCCGTCGCGGCCGCCGTTGCCCGCGCCAAAGCGCGTAAAGCGGCGCAGCAAGGCGACACCAAGGCACAATCTGCAACAGCTGCCGATACGTCATCCGACGCTGCAGATACCTCGCCGGCAGCTGACGAGACTAACGACAAAAAAGCCGCCGTCGCGGCCGCGGTTGCCCGCGCCAAAGCGCGTAAAGCGGCTCAGCAAGGCGACACCAAGCCACAACCTGCAACAGCTGCCGATACGCCATACGATGCTGCAGACACCGCGCCGGCAGCTGACGAGGCTAACGACAAAAAAGCGGCTGTCGCCGCCGCGGTTGCCCGTGCCAAAGCGCGCAAAGCGGCGCAGCAAGGCGACACCAAGCCACAACCTGAGACGGCTGCCGATACGTCATCCGACGCTGCGGACACCACACCGGCAGCTGACGAGGCTAACGACAAAAAAGCCGCTGTCGCCGCCGCGGTTGCCCGTGCCAAAGCACGTAAAGCGGCACAACAATCACAAGAAGATAAGGAATAA